Proteins from one Mixophyes fleayi isolate aMixFle1 chromosome 9, aMixFle1.hap1, whole genome shotgun sequence genomic window:
- the PIERCE1 gene encoding piercer of microtubule wall 1 protein, producing the protein MSDNPPPHPSSAQQPETHYPKTSDFYRVQPGLPAKFNHPETWSQGYRPKPTNPLYRTTNQTYGNRVPTVHEMPTTFNVVSDKFSEVATKCGMYRNNGFNTYIERSFVTGPDNLITAQDTLNFHKSYNTSGPSQSV; encoded by the exons ATGTCTGACAATCCCCCTCCACATCCATCTTCTGCTCAGCAGCCGGAGACCCATTACCCCAAAACCAGTGATTTCTACAGGGTGCAGCCGGGTTTACCTGCCAAGTTTAATCACCCAGAGACATGGAGCCAGGGCTACAG ACCCAAACCAACTAATCCTCTGTACCGGACGACAAACCAGACGTATGGAAATAGAGTTCCCACTGTCCATGAAATGCCG aCAACATTTAATGTGGTTTCTGATAAATTTTCGGAAGTGGCTACAAAATGTGGAATGTACCGAAACAATGGATTTAACACCTACATAGAGAGGAGTTTTGTTACAGGTCCGGATAATCTTATCACTGCCCAGGACACGCTGAACTTCCACAAGAGTTATAACACGAGCGGCCCATCCCAATCAGTGTGA
- the MRPS2 gene encoding small ribosomal subunit protein uS2m has product MAPPAVTALLRTALPRLGCLSLQTAASCRLIPAIHPCGRSYGTVSSPAAEQSPETNVNDFTNWLISEPLNHPDFFNVKEFFSLRTLFDARVHLGHKMGCRHRLMEPYIFGSRLQQDIIDLDLTQEHLQLALNFIAHIAYRKGIILFVCRNRQFTHMVENLAKDCGEYAHTRFWRGGLLTNSKIQYGPGVRLPDLIIFLGTLNTVFEQHVAIRDAAKMNIPTVGIVDTNCNPSIITYPVPGNDDSPSAVELYCKLFKMTINRAKDKRKQMEILYGLRSKMADS; this is encoded by the exons ATGGCTCCCCCTGCAGTCACTGCCCTGCTCAGGACTG CGTTACCGAGACTGGGCTGCCTGAGTCTGCAAACAGCGGCTTCCTGCAGACTGATTCCCGCTATACATCCATGTGGAAGGTCGTATGGAACCGTCTCATCTCCTGCAGCCGAACAATCGCCGGAGACTAATGTGAACG ATTTCACCAACTGGCTGATCTCCGAGCCCCTGAACCACCCCGATTTCTTTAACGTGAAGGAATTCTTCTCCCTCAGAACTTTGTTCGACGCCCGAGTTCACCTGGGACACAAGATGGGATGTCGCCACCG GTTGATGGAGCCGTACATTTTTGGGTCCCGTCTGCAACAGGACATCATAGATCTCGACCTGACACAGGAACATCTACAGTTAGCCCTGAATTTCATCGCCCACATTGCTTACCGGAAGGGAATCATCTTGTTTGTTTGCCGTAATCGCCAGTTTACCCACATGGTAGAGAACCTGGCCAAGGATTGCGGGGAATACGCCCACACTCGTTTCTGGCGCGGCGGCCTTCTGACCAACTCTAAAATCCAGTACGGGCCCGGCGTACGGCTTCCAGACCTGATCATCTTCCTTGGTACGCTCAATACGGTGTTCGAGCAACACGTGGCCATACGCGATGCCGCCAAGATGAACATACCAACGGTGGGGATAGTGGACACCAACTGCAATCCCAGTATAATTACCTACCCTGTGCCGGGCAACGACGACAGTCCGTCTGCTGTGGAACTGTATTGTAAGCTCTTTAAAATGACCATCAACCGGGCAAAGGACAAGAGGAAACAAATGGAGATTCTGTACGGACTGAGGAGTAAGATGGCGGACTCCTAG